From Erwinia sp. HDF1-3R, one genomic window encodes:
- the hemL gene encoding glutamate-1-semialdehyde 2,1-aminomutase, protein MSKSENLYAQAQQLIPGGVNSPVRAFTGVGGVPLFIEHADGARLYDADGKAYIDYVGSWGPMVLGHNHPAIRDAVIEAAGRGLSFGAPTEMEVKMAQLVTDLVPTMDMVRMVNSGTEATMSAIRLARGFTGRDKIIKFEGCYHGHADCLLVKAGSGALTLGQPNSPGVPADFAKHTLTCTYNDLDSVRAAFEQYPHEVACIIVEPVAGNMNCVPPLPDFLPGLRALCDEFGALFIIDEVMTGFRVALAGAQAHYGVVPDLTCLGKIIGGGMPVGAFGGRREVMDALAPVGPVYQAGTLSGNPIAMAAGFACLSEIAKPGAHDRLTALTDQLAEGLLAAAKAENIPLVVNHVGGMFGLFFTSANTVTRYQDVMVCDVERFKTFFHLMLEEGVYLAPSAFEAGFMSLAHTQQDIQFTVDAARRCFAKLA, encoded by the coding sequence ATGAGTAAGTCTGAAAATTTGTATGCTCAGGCACAGCAACTAATTCCCGGCGGCGTTAACTCGCCGGTACGCGCCTTTACCGGCGTTGGCGGTGTACCGCTCTTTATCGAACACGCTGACGGCGCAAGGCTGTACGACGCCGACGGTAAAGCTTATATCGACTATGTCGGTTCATGGGGGCCGATGGTACTTGGCCATAACCACCCCGCCATCCGTGATGCGGTCATCGAAGCCGCAGGACGTGGGCTGAGCTTCGGCGCACCGACCGAGATGGAAGTAAAAATGGCGCAGCTGGTAACCGACCTGGTACCCACCATGGATATGGTCAGAATGGTCAACTCCGGTACGGAAGCGACCATGAGCGCCATTCGCCTGGCGCGCGGTTTTACCGGCCGCGACAAGATCATTAAGTTTGAAGGCTGCTATCACGGCCACGCCGACTGTCTGCTGGTGAAAGCGGGATCCGGCGCACTGACGCTGGGCCAGCCTAATTCACCGGGTGTTCCCGCTGATTTTGCCAAACATACCCTGACCTGCACCTATAACGATCTGGACTCGGTACGCGCGGCTTTTGAGCAGTATCCCCATGAGGTAGCCTGTATCATCGTTGAGCCGGTTGCGGGCAACATGAACTGCGTGCCGCCGCTGCCTGACTTCCTGCCGGGCCTGCGCGCCCTGTGTGACGAGTTTGGCGCGCTGTTTATCATTGATGAAGTGATGACCGGCTTCCGCGTGGCGCTGGCCGGTGCGCAGGCTCACTACGGCGTGGTGCCCGATCTGACCTGCCTGGGTAAAATCATCGGCGGCGGAATGCCGGTCGGGGCCTTCGGTGGACGCCGCGAGGTGATGGATGCGCTGGCACCTGTCGGTCCGGTCTATCAGGCGGGTACGCTTTCCGGTAACCCCATCGCCATGGCCGCCGGATTCGCCTGCCTGAGCGAAATCGCTAAACCTGGCGCTCATGACAGACTGACGGCGCTGACCGACCAGCTGGCAGAAGGCCTGCTGGCTGCAGCAAAAGCAGAAAACATCCCGCTGGTGGTCAACCATGTCGGCGGTATGTTTGGCCTGTTCTTTACCTCAGCAAATACCGTCACCCGCTATCAGGACGTGATGGTGTGCGATGTGGAGCGTTTTAAAACGTTCTTCCATCTGATGCTTGAAGAGGGTGTGTATCTGGCTCCTTCCGCCTTTGAAGCGGGCTTTATGTCGCTGGCGCACACCCAGCAGGATATCCAGTTCACCGTCGACGCCGCGCGTCGCTGCTTCGCGAAGCTGGCCTGA
- the clcA gene encoding H(+)/Cl(-) exchange transporter ClcA codes for MNSASPSTDTLSSVPARRGDFLRLLLKRDKTPVAVLVLAGVVGMLAGLLGVGFEKAVLWVTTRRLSLLAALDAHWLLFPLAFILSALLAVAGYWLVQRFAPEASGSGIPEIEGALEELRPVRWWRVIPVKFIGGMGTLGAGMVLGREGPTVQMGGNLGRMVLDIFRMKSAESRHSLLATGAAAGLAAAFNAPLAGILFIIEEMRLQFRYSVISIKAVFIGVIASSVVFRIFNGEGAVINVGKLASAPVNTLWLYLLLGMIFGIVGVLFNALIFKSQALFQRLYGDSRHKLLWVGAALGGVCGVLGMIEPEAAGGGFALIPIAAAGHYTVGMLLFIFITRILTTLLCFGSGAPGGIFAPMLALGTLLGTAFGLVSAALFPAYHLDAGTFAIAGMGALFAASVRAPLTGIVLVLEMTDNYQLILPMIITCLGATLLAQFLGGKPLYSSLLARILERQQKKEDCALAARNATLSAGKQADT; via the coding sequence ATGAACTCAGCGTCCCCTTCTACCGATACGTTGTCCTCCGTTCCCGCCCGACGCGGCGACTTTCTTCGCCTACTGCTCAAGCGAGATAAAACACCGGTGGCGGTGCTGGTTCTCGCCGGCGTGGTGGGAATGCTGGCTGGCCTGCTGGGGGTAGGGTTTGAAAAGGCCGTCCTCTGGGTCACGACCCGGCGTTTGTCTTTGCTGGCCGCCCTTGATGCGCACTGGCTGCTGTTTCCGCTGGCTTTTATTCTCTCGGCGCTGCTGGCCGTGGCGGGCTACTGGCTGGTCCAGCGCTTTGCGCCTGAGGCCTCTGGATCCGGTATTCCCGAAATAGAGGGAGCGCTTGAAGAGCTGAGACCCGTACGCTGGTGGCGGGTTATTCCGGTCAAGTTTATCGGCGGTATGGGCACGCTGGGGGCTGGGATGGTGCTGGGGCGGGAGGGACCGACCGTACAGATGGGCGGAAATCTGGGGCGGATGGTGCTGGATATTTTCCGCATGAAAAGCGCGGAGTCGCGGCACTCTCTGCTGGCAACGGGCGCGGCGGCGGGGCTGGCAGCGGCTTTTAATGCGCCGCTGGCCGGGATCCTGTTTATTATTGAAGAGATGCGGCTGCAATTTCGCTACAGCGTAATATCAATCAAAGCGGTGTTTATTGGCGTCATTGCCTCCAGCGTGGTTTTCCGTATCTTCAACGGCGAAGGGGCGGTAATCAACGTCGGCAAACTGGCCAGCGCGCCGGTCAATACGCTGTGGCTCTACCTGCTGCTGGGGATGATTTTCGGCATAGTGGGCGTACTGTTTAACGCGCTAATCTTTAAATCGCAGGCCCTGTTCCAGCGGCTGTATGGCGACAGTCGGCACAAGCTGTTGTGGGTTGGGGCTGCGCTGGGAGGCGTGTGCGGCGTGCTGGGTATGATTGAACCCGAGGCGGCTGGCGGAGGGTTTGCCCTGATCCCGATTGCGGCGGCGGGTCATTATACCGTGGGTATGCTGCTGTTTATTTTCATCACGCGTATCCTAACCACGCTGCTCTGTTTTGGCTCCGGCGCGCCCGGCGGTATTTTTGCCCCGATGCTGGCGCTGGGTACGCTGCTGGGAACGGCGTTTGGCCTGGTTAGCGCTGCGCTGTTTCCTGCTTATCATCTTGACGCGGGCACCTTTGCGATAGCCGGTATGGGCGCGCTGTTTGCCGCCTCCGTCCGCGCGCCGCTGACCGGTATCGTGCTGGTGCTGGAAATGACCGATAACTATCAGCTCATCTTACCCATGATTATCACCTGCCTGGGCGCCACGCTGCTGGCTCAGTTCCTCGGCGGTAAACCGCTCTACTCGTCGCTGCTGGCGCGTATTCTGGAAAGGCAGCAAAAAAAAGAGGATTGCGCACTGGCCGCACGGAATGCCACCCTGTCTGCGGGTAAACAGGCTGATACTTGA
- the erpA gene encoding iron-sulfur cluster insertion protein ErpA: MSDEMALPLQFTDAAASKVKNLISDEENPELKLRVYITGGGCSGFQYGFTFDDKVNDGDMTIEKSGVSLVVDPMSLQYLVGGSVDYTEGLEGSRFIVTNPNAKTTCGCGSSFSI; encoded by the coding sequence ATGAGTGATGAAATGGCTCTGCCCCTGCAATTTACCGACGCAGCGGCCAGTAAAGTTAAGAATCTGATTTCAGATGAAGAAAATCCTGAGCTGAAGCTGCGGGTCTACATCACCGGTGGCGGCTGCAGCGGCTTTCAGTATGGGTTCACCTTTGACGATAAAGTGAATGACGGTGACATGACCATCGAGAAATCGGGTGTTTCACTGGTGGTCGATCCGATGAGCCTGCAATACCTGGTGGGGGGATCGGTGGACTACACCGAAGGGCTGGAAGGATCGCGATTCATCGTAACTAACCCCAATGCCAAAACCACCTGCGGGTGTGGTTCCTCTTTCAGTATCTGA
- the btuF gene encoding vitamin B12 ABC transporter substrate-binding protein BtuF gives MANYRVLLLLWGLVFAAAAAPVPRVVTLAPNLTELAFAAGITPVAVSTYSNYPPAAAGIEQVASWQGINTERIIALKPDVVLAWRGGNPQRQVDQLRAFGLRVEWIDPVSLDQIIATVRQLKVWSPHPESAEQAASQLERQRDRLRQRYTGAAPRAVFLQFGQHPLFTASGHTLQNHILSLCGGVNIFADSRVAWPQVSREQVLLRHPAAIITPGKEAQAGVVQDFWQPQLNVPVIVINDDWFSRAGPRIILAAQQLCSSLHPER, from the coding sequence GTGGCTAACTATCGCGTACTTCTGCTGCTGTGGGGGCTGGTATTCGCCGCAGCGGCGGCTCCGGTGCCGAGGGTGGTAACCCTGGCACCGAATCTGACCGAACTGGCCTTTGCCGCCGGTATTACGCCAGTGGCCGTCAGCACGTATTCCAACTATCCCCCGGCGGCAGCAGGCATTGAGCAGGTTGCCAGCTGGCAGGGAATCAATACCGAACGCATCATTGCACTTAAACCGGATGTGGTACTGGCCTGGCGCGGCGGCAACCCGCAGCGCCAGGTTGACCAGCTTCGTGCGTTTGGCCTCCGGGTGGAGTGGATTGACCCCGTCAGCCTCGATCAAATTATTGCCACCGTACGCCAGCTAAAGGTCTGGAGCCCGCACCCTGAAAGCGCGGAGCAGGCGGCCTCCCAGCTTGAGCGCCAGCGGGACAGGCTGCGCCAGCGCTATACGGGGGCGGCGCCCAGGGCCGTCTTTCTGCAGTTTGGCCAGCACCCCCTCTTTACCGCCTCCGGCCATACGTTGCAGAACCACATTCTTTCGCTGTGCGGCGGAGTAAATATCTTTGCTGACAGTCGGGTGGCATGGCCGCAGGTGAGTCGCGAGCAGGTTCTGCTGCGACATCCGGCGGCGATTATTACCCCAGGAAAAGAAGCGCAGGCCGGGGTGGTGCAGGATTTCTGGCAACCCCAGCTAAACGTGCCAGTGATTGTTATCAATGATGACTGGTTTAGTCGGGCAGGTCCGCGTATTATCCTGGCTGCTCAACAATTATGCAGTAGTCTGCACCCTGAGCGATAA
- the mtnN gene encoding 5'-methylthioadenosine/S-adenosylhomocysteine nucleosidase, producing the protein MKAGIIGAMEQEVTLLRDKIENRQTLTLAGCEIYTGTLNGVEVALLKSGIGKVSAAMGTALLLERCKPDFIINTGSAGGLAPTLNVGDIVVSDEVRYHDADVTAFGYELGQMAGCPAAFTADAALIEAAEACISQLGLNAVRGLVVSGDAFINGAGPLTQIRTHFPKAIAVEMEATAIAHVCHQFGTPFVVVRAISDVADRESHVSFEEFLSVAAAQSSLMVETLLTHLSRG; encoded by the coding sequence ATGAAAGCAGGCATTATTGGTGCAATGGAGCAGGAAGTTACCCTGCTGCGCGACAAAATCGAAAACCGTCAGACGCTGACGCTGGCGGGCTGCGAAATTTACACCGGTACGCTGAACGGTGTTGAAGTGGCCCTGCTCAAATCGGGCATTGGCAAGGTTTCGGCTGCAATGGGCACCGCCCTGCTGCTTGAGCGCTGCAAACCTGACTTTATTATTAATACGGGCTCTGCGGGCGGCCTGGCCCCCACGCTGAACGTGGGTGATATTGTGGTGTCTGACGAAGTTCGCTACCACGACGCCGATGTCACCGCCTTTGGCTACGAGCTGGGACAGATGGCCGGCTGCCCGGCGGCCTTCACCGCTGATGCTGCGCTGATTGAAGCCGCAGAAGCCTGCATCAGCCAGCTCGGGCTGAATGCCGTTCGTGGTCTGGTCGTCAGCGGCGATGCTTTTATTAACGGTGCCGGCCCGCTGACGCAGATTCGTACCCACTTTCCAAAAGCCATCGCCGTTGAAATGGAAGCTACCGCCATCGCCCACGTCTGCCACCAGTTTGGCACACCCTTTGTCGTGGTTCGCGCTATCTCTGACGTGGCGGATCGTGAATCCCACGTCAGTTTTGAAGAGTTCCTCTCCGTTGCCGCAGCCCAGTCATCGCTGATGGTTGAAACGCTGCTCACGCACCTGTCGCGTGGCTAA
- the dgt gene encoding dGTPase, with amino-acid sequence MNDIDFRKKINYQRRYHPQTGQKDEHEILRIFESDRGRIINSAAIRRLQQKTQVFPLERNAAVRSRLTHSLEVQQVGRYIAKEVLTRLKELDKLEKYGLSQLTGPFESIVEMACLMHDIGNPPFGHFGESAINDWFTQRLDATHRPDNARADRCEPEVLRYQTDGFNDLRAKIRQDLSHFEGNAQAIRMVHSLLKMNLTWAQVGCIFKYTRPAWFNGEIPATHDYLMKKPGYYLSEEEYVGRLRKELDLQPHCRFPLTYIMEAADDISYCVADLEDAVEKKIFTVEQLYEHLFALWPDHQPNDLFQLVVTSALEKSRSQQFSRSSEDQFFMYLRVNTVARLVPHTASRFIDNMSAVFSGEFNAALLEDGSPQHQLLEIFKKVAFSHVFNHPDVEQLELQGYRVISGLLDIYRPLLALSREEFSELMEKDYLKHFPIETRLFHKLSTRFRLAYSEAVGRLDMRANDIAIWEYYYRARMLQDYVSGMTDLYAWDEYRRLMAVE; translated from the coding sequence ATGAACGATATCGACTTCAGGAAAAAAATTAATTATCAGCGCCGCTACCATCCCCAGACGGGGCAAAAAGACGAGCATGAAATTTTACGTATTTTCGAAAGCGATCGTGGGCGTATTATCAATTCTGCGGCCATTCGTCGGCTCCAGCAGAAAACGCAGGTCTTCCCACTGGAACGCAATGCGGCGGTGCGTTCCCGTCTGACCCACTCTCTGGAGGTGCAGCAGGTAGGCCGCTATATTGCCAAAGAAGTGCTCACCCGCCTTAAAGAGCTGGATAAGCTGGAGAAATATGGTCTTTCACAGCTGACCGGGCCATTTGAAAGTATCGTGGAAATGGCCTGCCTGATGCATGACATTGGTAACCCGCCTTTCGGACACTTCGGCGAATCGGCGATCAATGACTGGTTTACGCAGCGGCTGGATGCGACTCACCGGCCAGATAATGCACGGGCCGACCGCTGTGAACCCGAAGTGCTGCGTTATCAGACCGATGGATTTAACGATCTCCGGGCGAAGATCCGCCAGGACCTTTCACATTTTGAGGGCAATGCGCAGGCGATCCGCATGGTGCACTCACTGCTGAAAATGAATCTCACCTGGGCCCAGGTCGGCTGCATATTTAAATATACCCGCCCGGCCTGGTTCAATGGCGAAATACCCGCCACGCATGATTATTTGATGAAGAAGCCCGGCTATTATCTTTCAGAAGAGGAGTATGTCGGTCGGCTGCGTAAAGAGCTCGATCTTCAGCCTCACTGTCGTTTTCCTCTGACCTATATTATGGAGGCCGCCGACGATATTTCTTATTGCGTGGCGGATTTAGAGGATGCGGTGGAGAAAAAGATTTTCACCGTCGAACAGCTTTATGAACACCTGTTTGCTCTTTGGCCGGACCACCAGCCCAACGATCTGTTTCAGCTGGTGGTGACCAGCGCGCTGGAAAAATCCCGTAGCCAGCAGTTTAGCCGCAGCAGTGAGGATCAGTTCTTTATGTATCTGCGGGTGAATACCGTGGCCAGACTGGTGCCGCATACCGCCAGCCGCTTTATCGATAATATGTCGGCGGTCTTTAGCGGTGAATTTAATGCGGCGCTCCTGGAGGATGGCAGTCCCCAGCATCAGTTATTGGAAATCTTCAAAAAAGTCGCCTTCAGTCATGTATTTAACCATCCTGACGTCGAGCAGCTTGAGCTACAGGGATACCGTGTCATTAGCGGCCTGCTGGATATTTATCGCCCGCTCTTAGCGCTCAGCAGGGAGGAATTTTCCGAGCTGATGGAAAAAGACTACCTAAAACACTTTCCTATTGAAACACGTCTTTTCCATAAACTGTCGACGCGCTTTCGGCTTGCCTATAGTGAAGCCGTCGGTCGTCTGGATATGCGGGCCAATGATATTGCCATTTGGGAATATTATTATCGGGCGCGTATGCTTCAGGATTACGTAAGCGGCATGACCGATCTGTATGCCTGGGATGAGTATCGTCGTTTAATGGCCGTCGAATAA
- the degP gene encoding serine endoprotease DegP, with translation MKKTILAGALALSLGMAMTPLTASAAETASSSNQQLPSLAPMLEKVMPSVVSINVEGSTTVRTPRLPQQFQQFFGGNSPFCQDGSPFQNSPVCQGGGQDQGGADTQQEKFRALGSGVVIDAAKGYVVTNNHVVDNATKIQVQLSDGRRYDAKVIGKDPRSDIALIQLKDAKNLTAIKMADSDDLRVGDYTVAIGNPYGLGETVTSGIVSALGRSGLNVENYENFIQTDAAINRGNSGGALVNLNGELIGINTAILAPDGGNIGIGFAIPSDMVKNLTAQMVEYGQVKRGELGIMGTELNSELAKAMKVDAQRGAFVSQVLANSSAAKAGVKAGDVVVNINGKAISSFAALRAQIGSLPVGTKMTLGLIRDGKPLTVNVELQQSTQTKVDSGNIYTGIEGADLSNFEAKGVKGVKVDSVKPGSAAANIGLKKDDVILGVNQQAIANLGELRKILDTKPSVLALNIQRGDSSIYLLMQ, from the coding sequence ATGAAAAAAACTATTTTAGCTGGCGCGTTGGCTCTGAGCCTGGGAATGGCGATGACCCCGCTGACTGCCTCCGCGGCAGAAACCGCTTCTTCTTCTAACCAGCAGCTTCCGAGCCTGGCACCGATGTTAGAAAAAGTGATGCCTTCGGTGGTGAGTATTAATGTTGAAGGGAGCACCACCGTTCGTACGCCGCGTTTGCCGCAGCAGTTCCAGCAGTTCTTTGGCGGTAACTCGCCGTTCTGTCAGGATGGTTCACCCTTCCAGAACTCCCCCGTCTGTCAGGGAGGAGGTCAGGATCAGGGCGGCGCAGATACTCAGCAGGAAAAATTCCGGGCGCTGGGATCGGGCGTGGTGATTGATGCCGCCAAAGGCTATGTGGTGACCAATAACCATGTGGTCGATAATGCGACTAAAATTCAGGTCCAGCTCAGCGATGGTCGTCGGTATGATGCAAAAGTCATCGGTAAAGATCCCCGCTCCGATATTGCACTTATTCAGCTTAAAGATGCGAAAAATCTTACCGCGATCAAAATGGCCGACTCTGACGATCTGCGCGTCGGCGACTACACCGTCGCGATTGGTAACCCTTATGGCCTGGGTGAAACCGTTACCTCCGGGATCGTTTCAGCGCTGGGGCGTAGCGGCTTAAACGTCGAAAACTATGAAAACTTTATTCAGACCGATGCGGCGATCAACCGGGGCAACTCCGGCGGCGCGCTGGTCAACCTTAACGGTGAGCTGATCGGCATTAATACCGCGATTCTGGCACCGGACGGCGGCAACATTGGTATCGGCTTTGCTATCCCCTCCGATATGGTGAAAAACCTGACGGCGCAGATGGTCGAATATGGCCAGGTGAAACGCGGTGAGCTGGGCATTATGGGCACCGAGCTGAACTCCGAGCTGGCTAAAGCGATGAAGGTTGATGCTCAGCGCGGCGCGTTTGTCAGCCAGGTGCTGGCTAACTCTTCTGCTGCGAAGGCGGGCGTGAAGGCAGGCGATGTGGTGGTTAACATCAACGGTAAGGCCATTTCCAGCTTTGCTGCCCTGCGCGCGCAGATTGGATCGCTGCCGGTTGGCACGAAAATGACCCTGGGCCTGATCCGTGACGGTAAGCCGCTGACGGTTAACGTTGAGCTCCAGCAGAGCACGCAGACTAAGGTCGATTCCGGCAATATTTATACCGGAATTGAAGGCGCAGACCTGAGCAACTTCGAGGCCAAAGGAGTGAAAGGCGTGAAGGTCGACAGCGTTAAGCCAGGTTCAGCCGCGGCGAATATTGGTTTGAAGAAGGATGATGTTATCCTGGGTGTTAACCAGCAGGCCATTGCTAACCTGGGCGAGCTGCGTAAAATCCTCGACACCAAGCCTTCCGTACTGGCGCTGAACATTCAACGCGGTGACAGTTCGATCTACCTGCTAATGCAGTAG
- a CDS encoding CdaR family transcriptional regulator, with amino-acid sequence MSTSHLDARLAQKIVARTMQIIDSNVNVMDARGRIIGSGDHERIGELHEGALLALSQARVVDIDDAVAKHLHGVRPGINLPMRIAGDIVGVIGLTGEPASLRHYGELVCMTAEMMLEQARLLHILAQDSRLREELVLNLIRSETLSPALTEWAQRLGIDLDQPRVVAVVEVDSGQLGVDSAMSELQQLQTLLTTPERDNLIAIVSLTEMVVLKPALNTHGRYDAGDHRKRVDLLLSRMKENGHLRIRIALGNFFTGPGSIARSYRTARTTMLVGKQRMPEQRRYFYQDLMLPVLLDSLRGGWQASELSRPLMKLKAMDNNGLLLRTLSAWFSHDVQPSATAKALFIHRNTLEYRLNRVSELTGLNLSHFDDRLLLYVALQLDEEA; translated from the coding sequence ATGTCCACCAGTCATCTCGATGCACGGCTGGCGCAGAAGATTGTCGCCCGCACGATGCAGATTATTGATAGCAACGTCAATGTGATGGATGCACGTGGCAGAATTATCGGCAGTGGCGACCATGAGCGTATTGGCGAATTGCACGAAGGTGCGTTGCTGGCGCTGTCGCAGGCAAGGGTTGTGGATATAGACGACGCGGTAGCGAAGCACCTACATGGGGTGCGTCCGGGGATTAATCTGCCGATGCGCATTGCCGGTGATATCGTCGGCGTCATCGGTCTGACCGGGGAACCGGCCAGCCTGCGACATTACGGTGAGCTGGTCTGTATGACCGCTGAAATGATGCTTGAGCAGGCGCGTCTGCTGCATATCCTGGCACAGGACAGCAGGCTGCGTGAGGAGCTGGTGTTAAACCTGATCCGCAGTGAAACGCTTTCGCCTGCGCTGACGGAGTGGGCACAGCGACTCGGGATCGATTTAGACCAGCCGCGCGTCGTCGCGGTGGTGGAAGTGGACAGCGGCCAGCTCGGCGTGGACAGCGCCATGTCTGAGCTGCAACAGCTCCAGACCTTGCTGACAACGCCCGAACGCGACAACCTGATCGCCATCGTCTCGCTGACGGAGATGGTGGTGTTAAAGCCCGCGCTTAACACCCATGGGCGCTATGACGCCGGGGATCATCGTAAACGCGTGGATCTGCTGCTGTCGCGAATGAAAGAGAACGGGCATCTGCGCATCCGCATTGCCCTGGGGAACTTTTTTACCGGTCCCGGCAGTATTGCGCGCTCTTACCGCACGGCGCGTACCACCATGCTGGTTGGCAAGCAGCGGATGCCCGAACAGCGACGCTATTTTTATCAGGATCTGATGCTGCCGGTGCTGCTCGACAGCCTGCGCGGAGGATGGCAGGCCAGCGAGCTGTCGCGGCCCCTGATGAAGCTTAAGGCAATGGATAATAACGGCCTGCTGCTGCGCACCCTCAGCGCGTGGTTTAGCCATGATGTTCAGCCTTCCGCTACGGCAAAAGCACTGTTTATTCATCGAAATACGCTGGAATACCGGCTTAACCGGGTGTCGGAGCTGACCGGGCTGAATCTAAGTCATTTCGATGACAGGCTGCTGCTCTACGTGGCGCTACAGCTGGATGAGGAAGCCTGA
- a CDS encoding DUF3461 family protein, whose translation MYDNLKGLGISNPDDIDRYSLRQEASNDILKIYFRKDRGEFFAKSVKFKYPRQRKTVVADNVSQGYKEIQEISPNLRYVIDELDQICQRDQVEVDLKRKILEDLRHLDHVVTNKIAEIESDLEKLTRSGR comes from the coding sequence ATGTATGACAATTTAAAAGGCCTGGGTATCAGTAATCCCGACGATATCGATCGCTACAGCCTGCGCCAGGAAGCCAGCAACGATATTCTGAAAATCTATTTCCGCAAAGATCGCGGCGAGTTCTTCGCCAAAAGTGTCAAATTTAAATATCCGCGCCAGCGTAAAACCGTCGTCGCCGATAACGTCAGCCAGGGTTACAAAGAAATTCAGGAAATCAGCCCCAATCTGCGTTACGTCATTGATGAGCTAGATCAGATCTGCCAGCGCGATCAGGTCGAAGTCGATCTGAAACGTAAAATTCTGGAAGACCTGCGTCATCTGGACCACGTGGTGACGAATAAGATTGCTGAAATCGAATCCGATCTGGAAAAACTGACTCGTAGCGGTCGTTAA
- the dapD gene encoding 2,3,4,5-tetrahydropyridine-2,6-dicarboxylate N-succinyltransferase, translated as MQQLQSVIESAFERRAELTPASADTVTREAVNQVIALLDSGALRVSEKIAGEWVTHQWLKKAVLLSFRINDNQVIEGAESRFYDKVPMKFADYDDARFKKEGFRVVPPAAVRQGAYIARNTVLMPSYVNIGAYVDEGSMVDTWATVGSCAQIGKNVHLSGGVGIGGVLEPLQANPTIIEDNCFIGARSEIVEGVIVEEGAVISMGVYIGQSTKIYDRETGEVHYGRVPAGSVVVSGNLPSKDGRYSLYCAVIVKKVDEKTRGKVGINELLRTID; from the coding sequence ATGCAACAATTACAGAGTGTTATTGAAAGCGCCTTTGAGCGCCGTGCCGAGCTGACGCCTGCCAGCGCCGATACCGTTACCCGCGAAGCGGTGAATCAGGTGATCGCCCTGCTGGACAGCGGCGCCCTGCGCGTATCCGAGAAAATCGCCGGTGAGTGGGTAACGCATCAGTGGCTGAAAAAAGCGGTGCTGCTCTCTTTCCGCATCAATGATAATCAGGTGATTGAGGGTGCCGAGAGTCGTTTTTACGACAAAGTGCCGATGAAGTTTGCCGACTATGATGACGCGCGCTTTAAAAAAGAGGGCTTCCGCGTCGTGCCCCCTGCTGCGGTACGTCAGGGGGCCTATATCGCCCGCAATACCGTACTGATGCCTTCTTATGTCAATATTGGCGCTTACGTCGATGAAGGCTCAATGGTGGATACCTGGGCGACCGTTGGATCCTGCGCGCAGATCGGTAAAAATGTGCACCTTTCCGGCGGCGTAGGCATCGGCGGCGTACTGGAACCTCTCCAGGCTAATCCAACCATTATCGAAGATAACTGCTTCATCGGCGCGCGTTCAGAAATCGTGGAAGGCGTGATTGTTGAGGAAGGTGCGGTCATTTCGATGGGCGTTTATATCGGCCAGAGCACTAAAATTTACGATCGTGAAACCGGTGAAGTCCATTACGGTCGCGTCCCTGCGGGATCGGTGGTGGTGTCGGGCAACCTGCCGTCGAAAGATGGTCGCTACAGCCTCTACTGTGCCGTGATTGTGAAAAAGGTTGATGAAAAAACCCGTGGCAAAGTGGGCATTAACGAACTGCTGCGCACCATCGACTAA